One window of the Paenibacillus beijingensis genome contains the following:
- the rpoZ gene encoding DNA-directed RNA polymerase subunit omega, protein MLYPSIDEMMKKVDSKYSLVVAASRRARMLRDGEKSELRSYRSHKHVGVALEEIYHDLVQVEQRNID, encoded by the coding sequence ATGTTATATCCTTCCATTGATGAAATGATGAAAAAAGTCGACAGCAAATATTCGCTCGTCGTTGCCGCTTCCCGCCGTGCCCGCATGCTGCGCGACGGTGAGAAGAGCGAGCTGCGCTCCTACCGGTCGCACAAGCATGTCGGCGTGGCGCTTGAAGAAATTTACCACGACCTCGTGCAGGTGGAACAGCGCAATATCGACTAG
- the def gene encoding peptide deformylase — protein sequence MAIRLIVKDPDPVLREVAKEVTKFNSNLHKLLKDMAETMYDAEGVGLAAPQVGILKRVIVVDVGDEHGLIEMVNPEIVESEGEQIGPEGCLSIPNLNGDVRRAQRIVVKGQDRNGETFTVEATDFLARAFQHEVDHLNGVLFTDIAIQLFDGAARDRRGGE from the coding sequence ATGGCTATCCGACTCATTGTAAAAGATCCCGACCCCGTGCTGCGCGAGGTCGCCAAAGAAGTAACGAAATTCAACTCCAATCTGCATAAGCTGCTTAAAGATATGGCCGAGACGATGTATGACGCCGAAGGCGTCGGTCTGGCCGCTCCCCAGGTGGGCATTTTGAAGCGGGTCATCGTCGTGGATGTGGGCGACGAGCACGGTCTGATCGAGATGGTCAATCCCGAAATCGTCGAAAGCGAAGGCGAGCAGATCGGTCCCGAAGGATGCCTGAGCATTCCGAACTTGAACGGCGACGTGCGCCGGGCGCAGCGGATTGTCGTCAAAGGACAGGACCGCAACGGAGAGACGTTTACGGTGGAGGCGACGGACTTTCTGGCGCGCGCGTTCCAGCATGAGGTGGATCATCTCAATGGCGTCTTGTTCACCGACATCGCGATCCAGCTGTTTGACGGAGCGGCCCGCGACCGCCGCGGCGGGGAGTGA
- the coaBC gene encoding bifunctional phosphopantothenoylcysteine decarboxylase/phosphopantothenate--cysteine ligase CoaBC: MLQGKTILLGVTGGIAAFKAASLCSKLVQRGASVHVIMTESAARFITPLTLQTLSRNPVHTDTFDEREPSVVTHIDLADRADLIIIAPATANIIAKMAHGLADDMLSTTLLASTAQVIVAPAMNVHMYEHPAVEHNMDLLGERGVRFIDPGTGQLACGYVAKGRLAEPEEIVEAAENWFASQRRLAGKRVLITAGGTIERLDPVRFLTNDSSGKMGFALAEAARDMGAEVTVVAGRVTAKPPAGIELVHAESAESMLKAVEQRYGASDIVIKSAAVADYRPVARHERKMKKSGERLTLELERTTDILQRLGERKEHQFLVGFAAETDDLDTYALDKLRRKNCDLLVANDIGMTGAGFYGDTNAVRIFDRAGLVKELPLMTKRQMGEAIVALIADRMEAGYGAGRS, encoded by the coding sequence GTGTTGCAGGGCAAAACGATACTGCTGGGCGTAACCGGGGGAATCGCCGCGTTTAAGGCCGCATCTTTGTGCAGCAAGCTGGTGCAGCGGGGAGCATCGGTTCATGTCATCATGACGGAGTCGGCTGCCCGCTTTATTACGCCGCTCACGCTGCAGACGCTCTCGCGCAATCCCGTTCATACCGATACATTTGACGAACGGGAACCGTCGGTCGTCACTCATATTGATCTCGCCGATCGGGCGGATCTTATCATTATCGCGCCGGCAACGGCGAACATCATTGCCAAGATGGCCCACGGCCTCGCCGATGATATGCTCAGCACGACGCTGCTGGCTTCAACGGCGCAGGTTATTGTCGCACCGGCAATGAATGTGCATATGTACGAGCATCCGGCCGTGGAGCACAACATGGATTTGCTAGGCGAGCGCGGCGTCCGGTTTATCGATCCCGGCACGGGGCAGCTGGCCTGCGGGTATGTGGCGAAAGGAAGGCTGGCCGAACCGGAGGAAATTGTGGAGGCGGCGGAGAACTGGTTCGCTTCGCAGCGGAGGCTGGCGGGCAAGCGGGTGCTCATTACGGCCGGAGGCACGATCGAGCGGCTGGACCCGGTCCGGTTTCTGACCAACGATTCGTCGGGCAAAATGGGGTTTGCGCTGGCCGAAGCGGCGCGGGATATGGGGGCCGAAGTGACCGTCGTTGCCGGACGGGTAACGGCGAAGCCTCCGGCCGGCATCGAGCTGGTGCATGCCGAGTCGGCGGAGTCGATGCTGAAGGCGGTTGAGCAGCGGTACGGGGCGAGCGATATCGTCATCAAATCGGCGGCCGTGGCCGATTACCGGCCGGTCGCGAGGCATGAGCGGAAGATGAAAAAGAGCGGGGAGCGGCTCACGCTGGAACTGGAGCGGACGACGGATATTTTGCAGCGGCTCGGCGAGCGGAAGGAGCATCAGTTTCTCGTCGGCTTCGCGGCCGAAACGGACGATCTCGATACGTATGCGCTGGACAAGCTGCGCCGCAAAAACTGCGATCTGCTCGTGGCCAACGATATCGGCATGACCGGCGCCGGTTTTTACGGCGATACGAATGCGGTACGCATATTCGACCGCGCGGGACTGGTCAAAGAGCTGCCGCTGATGACGAAACGGCAGATGGGAGAAGCGATTGTCGCCCTTATTGCGGATCGGATGGAAGCCGGCTATGGAGCTGGCCGTTCATGA
- the rlmN gene encoding 23S rRNA (adenine(2503)-C(2))-methyltransferase RlmN has translation MKPIIYDYSLEQLQDWMKENGEPAFRGGQLFDWLYVKRVSSFEDMTNLPKGLREKLDHSFQFVTLNEITRLESKDGTVKFLFGLHDNHAIETVIMRHNYGNSICVTTQVGCRIGCTFCASTLGGLKRNLTSGEIVAQVVKAQQMLDATGERVSSIVIMGSGEPFENYDATMAFLRIMIHEKGLNIGQRHITVSTSGIVPSMYKFTEENTQINLAISIHAPNDKLRSKLMPVNRRFPFEDVIEACRHYIAKTGRRITFEYALIGGVNDRPEHAQELAEVLQGMLCHVNLIPVNYVPERDYVRTPRDDIFEFQRILEKNKINATIRREQGHDIAAACGQLRAKHMETK, from the coding sequence TTGAAACCGATTATTTACGATTACTCGCTCGAGCAGCTTCAGGATTGGATGAAGGAAAACGGCGAGCCGGCGTTCCGCGGCGGCCAGCTGTTCGACTGGCTGTACGTGAAGCGGGTGAGCAGCTTTGAAGATATGACGAATCTGCCCAAAGGACTGCGCGAGAAGCTCGATCATTCGTTTCAGTTCGTGACGCTGAACGAAATTACGCGGCTGGAATCGAAGGACGGGACGGTCAAATTTCTGTTCGGCCTCCATGACAACCACGCGATCGAGACGGTCATTATGCGCCACAACTACGGCAACAGCATATGCGTCACGACGCAGGTCGGCTGCCGGATCGGCTGCACGTTCTGCGCATCCACCCTCGGCGGACTGAAGCGGAACCTGACCTCCGGAGAGATTGTCGCCCAGGTCGTCAAAGCGCAGCAGATGCTGGATGCGACTGGCGAGCGGGTCTCGAGCATCGTCATTATGGGCTCCGGCGAACCGTTCGAAAACTATGACGCAACGATGGCTTTCCTGCGTATAATGATCCATGAGAAAGGACTTAACATCGGGCAGCGCCATATCACCGTCTCGACAAGCGGCATCGTTCCGAGCATGTACAAGTTCACGGAAGAGAACACGCAAATTAATTTGGCCATATCCATCCATGCGCCCAACGATAAGCTACGCTCCAAACTGATGCCGGTTAACCGCCGCTTCCCGTTCGAGGACGTCATCGAGGCCTGCCGGCATTACATTGCGAAGACCGGACGCCGCATTACGTTCGAATACGCGCTCATCGGCGGGGTGAACGATCGTCCGGAGCATGCGCAGGAACTGGCGGAAGTGCTGCAGGGCATGCTGTGCCATGTCAATCTCATTCCCGTCAACTATGTTCCGGAACGCGATTACGTGCGCACGCCGCGCGACGATATTTTTGAATTCCAACGGATATTGGAAAAAAATAAAATCAATGCGACGATCCGCCGCGAGCAAGGACACGATATCGCGGCCGCATGCGGGCAGCTGCGTGCAAAGCATATGGAAACGAAATAG
- the fmt gene encoding methionyl-tRNA formyltransferase — protein MRIVFMGTPQFAVPSLTLLLERGYEVVAVITQPDRPKGRKKTLTPPPVKEAALLHGLPVLQPERLRSPEAVEAVKSFKPDLIVTAAYGQILPKAVLELPRLGCINVHGSLLPKYRGGAPIQRSIMNGETVTGVTIMYMAEGLDTGDMISCVEVPITDEDTSGTMFEKLSIAGAELLGRTLPAIEAGEAAAVPQRNEEATYAPNLTREDERIDWSRSARELFNQVRGLSPAAGAFTQLAGDVFKVRACRTLAPGQAPASAAAPGTVLRTGADGIAVQTGGGVLLLTEIQPAGKRAMNAGDWLKGASLPEGTVLGETGEADSAGRLEAEGGPR, from the coding sequence ATGCGCATCGTATTTATGGGCACGCCCCAGTTCGCCGTACCGTCGCTGACGCTGCTGCTTGAGCGGGGGTATGAAGTGGTGGCTGTCATCACGCAGCCGGACCGGCCGAAAGGCCGCAAAAAAACGCTCACCCCGCCTCCTGTGAAGGAGGCGGCGCTTTTGCACGGGCTGCCGGTGCTGCAGCCGGAGCGGCTGCGCAGTCCCGAAGCGGTCGAAGCGGTGAAAAGCTTTAAGCCGGATCTGATCGTGACGGCGGCGTACGGCCAAATTTTGCCGAAGGCGGTGCTTGAGCTGCCGCGCCTCGGATGCATTAACGTGCACGGCTCGCTGCTGCCGAAATACCGGGGCGGCGCGCCGATTCAGCGGTCGATCATGAACGGGGAGACCGTAACGGGCGTGACGATTATGTATATGGCTGAAGGGCTCGATACCGGCGATATGATCAGCTGCGTGGAAGTTCCGATTACCGACGAAGATACGTCCGGTACGATGTTCGAGAAGCTGAGCATTGCCGGAGCGGAGCTGCTCGGCCGGACGCTGCCGGCGATCGAAGCTGGAGAAGCCGCGGCTGTTCCGCAGCGGAATGAGGAGGCGACGTACGCTCCAAACCTGACAAGAGAGGACGAGCGGATCGACTGGAGCCGCAGCGCACGCGAGCTGTTCAATCAGGTGCGCGGACTGTCCCCGGCGGCCGGCGCCTTCACGCAGCTGGCAGGAGACGTGTTCAAAGTGCGGGCGTGCCGGACTCTTGCGCCCGGACAAGCACCGGCGTCCGCAGCGGCTCCGGGAACGGTGCTCCGGACAGGAGCGGACGGCATAGCCGTACAGACGGGCGGCGGCGTGCTGCTGCTGACGGAAATTCAGCCAGCCGGCAAACGGGCGATGAATGCCGGCGACTGGCTGAAGGGCGCCAGCTTGCCGGAAGGCACCGTGCTCGGGGAGACCGGGGAAGCGGATTCGGCGGGCCGCCTTGAAGCCGAAGGCGGTCCAAGGTGA
- the gmk gene encoding guanylate kinase — MNKGLLIVLSGPSGVGKGTVCSVLRSKMPNLTYSVSATTRPPRQGEVDGVNYFFKTREQFQEMIARDALLEHAEYVDNYYGTPRDFVDRTLASGKDIILEIEVQGALKVKEKFPQGVFIFLMPPSLDELKQRITGRGTEEQHVIDHRMSVAAEEISLIRYYDYAVVNDEIDAACKRIESIIIAEHCRKDRFMSELADMLPASEKV; from the coding sequence ATGAACAAAGGATTACTGATTGTATTGTCCGGTCCTTCGGGCGTAGGCAAAGGGACGGTATGTTCCGTTCTCCGGAGCAAAATGCCGAATTTGACCTATTCCGTATCGGCAACGACCCGTCCGCCGAGACAGGGAGAGGTTGACGGCGTCAACTATTTCTTTAAGACGCGGGAGCAGTTTCAAGAAATGATCGCCCGGGACGCTCTGCTTGAACATGCCGAGTATGTCGATAACTATTACGGCACGCCGCGCGATTTCGTTGATCGCACGCTTGCGAGCGGCAAAGACATTATTCTTGAAATTGAAGTGCAGGGCGCTCTGAAAGTAAAAGAGAAGTTCCCGCAAGGCGTCTTCATCTTTTTGATGCCGCCTTCTTTGGATGAGCTGAAACAGCGAATCACGGGACGCGGTACGGAGGAGCAGCATGTGATCGACCACCGGATGTCGGTCGCTGCCGAAGAAATCAGCCTCATCCGGTATTATGACTATGCGGTCGTCAATGACGAGATTGACGCGGCATGTAAACGCATCGAGAGCATTATTATAGCGGAGCACTGCCGCAAAGACCGGTTTATGTCCGAACTGGCCGACATGCTGCCCGCTTCCGAGAAAGTATGA
- the rsmB gene encoding 16S rRNA (cytosine(967)-C(5))-methyltransferase RsmB — MSRRIREGAVKTARGLALDTLLKVETEGAYSNLQLNRSLQAAGLSRADASLSTELVYGTIQRQLTLDYWLGQFVAKGLRKLEPWVLVLLRMSLYQLLFLDRIPPHAAVNEAVTIAKKHGHAGIAGMVNGVLRSAVRRLDELKAAAFETEPPLRRIALRHSYPEWLVSRWLDAYGEEVTEAICASGNEAPHGSLRVNRLRMSRSEALAKLAEEGYDARESSASEAGVIVERGGNLAQTDGYASGLWSVQDESSMLVAEAAAPLPGFRVLDCCAAPGGKSTHMAELMGDEGTVIANDLHAHKRALIAEQAERLGLTSVEAATGDAALLGSMYPAQSFDLVLLDAPCSGFGVIRRKPEIKWTKSPQDVKAIADLQTTLLDGVCGLVRPGGVLMYSTCTIERDENERQVAAFLERHPEFELDPQWPEALLQRLRAAGAAAADFRGAAQILPQHYGSDGFFIARLRRRA, encoded by the coding sequence GTGAGCCGGCGCATCCGCGAAGGCGCGGTAAAGACGGCGCGCGGCCTGGCGCTGGACACGCTGCTTAAAGTCGAAACCGAAGGCGCCTACAGCAACCTTCAGCTGAACCGCTCGCTCCAGGCGGCGGGGTTGTCGCGGGCGGACGCTTCGCTTAGTACGGAGCTGGTGTACGGGACGATTCAGCGTCAGCTCACGCTTGACTATTGGCTCGGCCAGTTTGTGGCCAAAGGGCTGCGCAAGCTGGAGCCGTGGGTGCTCGTGCTGCTGCGGATGAGCCTGTACCAGCTGCTCTTTCTGGACCGGATCCCGCCGCATGCGGCGGTCAACGAAGCGGTGACGATTGCGAAGAAGCACGGGCATGCGGGTATTGCGGGGATGGTAAACGGCGTGCTGCGCAGCGCCGTGCGCCGGCTGGACGAGCTGAAAGCGGCGGCTTTTGAGACCGAGCCGCCGCTGCGGCGCATCGCCCTGCGCCATTCCTATCCGGAATGGCTTGTGAGCCGCTGGCTCGATGCTTACGGCGAGGAAGTGACGGAGGCGATTTGCGCCTCCGGCAACGAAGCTCCGCACGGGAGCCTGCGCGTCAACCGGCTGCGGATGAGCCGCTCGGAAGCGCTCGCGAAGCTGGCGGAAGAAGGCTACGACGCGCGCGAGTCGTCCGCATCGGAAGCGGGCGTTATCGTGGAACGGGGCGGCAATTTGGCGCAAACGGACGGATATGCTTCAGGACTGTGGTCGGTGCAGGACGAAAGCTCGATGCTCGTCGCCGAAGCCGCCGCGCCTCTTCCCGGCTTCCGCGTGCTCGACTGCTGCGCTGCGCCGGGCGGCAAATCGACCCATATGGCGGAGCTGATGGGCGATGAAGGAACGGTGATCGCAAACGACCTGCACGCGCATAAGCGGGCTCTGATCGCCGAGCAGGCGGAGCGGCTCGGATTGACGAGCGTCGAGGCCGCAACCGGCGACGCCGCCCTGCTCGGCAGCATGTACCCGGCGCAGTCGTTCGATCTGGTGCTGCTCGATGCGCCGTGCTCCGGCTTTGGCGTCATCCGGCGCAAGCCGGAAATCAAATGGACGAAATCGCCGCAGGACGTGAAGGCAATCGCCGATTTGCAAACGACGCTGCTTGACGGCGTGTGCGGGCTCGTCCGCCCGGGCGGCGTGCTGATGTACAGCACATGCACGATTGAGCGGGATGAAAACGAGCGGCAGGTAGCGGCGTTTCTGGAGCGTCATCCGGAGTTCGAGCTCGATCCGCAGTGGCCGGAGGCGCTGCTGCAAAGACTGCGCGCCGCGGGCGCCGCGGCAGCGGATTTCCGGGGGGCTGCGCAAATTTTGCCGCAGCATTACGGCAGCGACGGATTTTTCATCGCCCGGCTGCGCAGACGCGCTTAA
- the priA gene encoding primosomal protein N', whose product MIASVIVDVPSRQTDRPFDYKVPAEMRAWIETGSRVGVPFGGRVVQGFVVAVSEQTEMDPKRLKAIAELLDPTPPLRADLIELAEWISRKYVCTWTAALQAMIPGALKGKAERSVRFGAAALKALSPESAPQMRPTSGSLAAAAHGTDDASGSDVRYGHEAAAAEAGAGAESRNRGTADTYGAGVRHEHEAAAAKAVAGAETAAGTIARASDAAEPEGTDAAEPGLAAGSASGAGASGASEAGVSADMRGAFAALPSELVRELLRHGSIRLAALQERYPHAGDAVKSALRQGLLEEQTAIRDRLSVRKVLAVYPPPDRPAAEEALAALPKRAGKQREVLAFALDLEEPLPLQALLAETGASAGSVRALADKGMLDVREIKQERDPYAGREFVRTEPLPLTPGQQEVFERVAAAVDAESPQTFLLHGVTGSGKTEVYMQSIQHCLEQGKQAIVLVPEISLTPQMVERFKGRFGDMVAVLHSRLSNGERYDEWRKIRERRVEVAIGARSAVFAPFERIGLIVIDEEHESSYKQEETPKYHARDVAVRRAKQHGAVVVLGSATPSLETYAAAVRSAGPDGRPASLLPLPERVGARPMPPVAVVDMRQELKGGNRSMFSRALHEGLAARLERGEQSVLLLNRRGYSTFVMCRSCGYTATCPHCDITLTYHQRTRALRCHYCGHAEMAPRLCPSCGSEHIRYFGAGTQRVEEELAKLFPGIRVIRMDVDTTTEKGSHEKWLKLFGERKADVLLGTQMVAKGLDFPYVTLVGVIAADTSLGLPDFRAGERTFQLLTQVAGRAGRHHLPGEVVVQTYTPEHYAIQTAQQHDYETFVQDELKHRRMMGYPPFCRLILVTMSHEQLPLLSSVSERFAARLRELAALSGVLGSVQGPGQRAMELLGPVASPISRMKDRYRFQCMIKYRGNIDASGLIREALASFTEGAPKGQVQFSVDVDPHMIL is encoded by the coding sequence ATGATCGCATCCGTCATTGTGGACGTGCCGAGCCGGCAAACGGACCGTCCGTTCGATTATAAGGTGCCGGCGGAGATGCGCGCGTGGATTGAGACGGGCAGCCGGGTCGGCGTGCCGTTCGGCGGCCGGGTCGTCCAAGGCTTTGTTGTCGCCGTCTCGGAGCAAACGGAGATGGACCCGAAGCGGCTGAAGGCGATTGCGGAACTGCTCGATCCGACACCCCCGCTGCGCGCGGACTTGATCGAGCTGGCCGAATGGATCAGCCGCAAATATGTGTGCACGTGGACCGCCGCGCTGCAGGCGATGATTCCCGGAGCGCTGAAAGGCAAAGCGGAGCGCAGCGTGAGGTTCGGCGCAGCGGCGCTGAAGGCCCTATCGCCGGAGAGCGCGCCGCAGATGCGGCCGACTTCCGGCAGTTTGGCTGCGGCCGCTCACGGAACGGACGATGCATCCGGATCGGATGTCCGGTACGGGCATGAAGCCGCCGCAGCGGAAGCGGGAGCCGGGGCCGAATCGCGAAATCGGGGAACGGCCGATACATACGGCGCGGGCGTCCGGCATGAGCATGAAGCTGCCGCAGCGAAAGCGGTGGCCGGAGCCGAAACGGCGGCCGGGACGATCGCGCGGGCGAGTGACGCAGCGGAACCGGAAGGGACCGATGCGGCGGAGCCGGGATTGGCTGCGGGAAGCGCATCCGGTGCCGGCGCGTCCGGGGCATCCGAAGCCGGGGTCAGCGCGGACATGCGGGGCGCCTTCGCCGCGCTGCCGTCAGAGCTGGTGCGCGAGCTGCTCAGGCACGGTTCCATCCGGCTGGCGGCGCTCCAGGAGCGCTACCCGCACGCGGGTGATGCAGTGAAGAGCGCGCTGCGCCAAGGGCTCCTGGAGGAGCAGACCGCGATCCGCGACCGGCTGTCGGTGCGCAAAGTGTTGGCGGTGTATCCGCCGCCGGACCGTCCGGCGGCGGAAGAGGCGCTGGCCGCGCTGCCGAAGCGGGCGGGCAAGCAGCGCGAGGTGCTCGCCTTTGCCCTTGATCTTGAAGAGCCGCTGCCGCTGCAGGCGCTGCTGGCGGAAACGGGCGCCTCCGCAGGCAGCGTGCGGGCGCTGGCGGACAAAGGAATGCTGGACGTGAGGGAGATCAAGCAGGAGCGCGATCCGTATGCCGGACGGGAATTTGTCCGCACCGAGCCGCTGCCGCTTACGCCGGGGCAGCAGGAAGTATTCGAGCGCGTTGCGGCCGCCGTCGACGCGGAATCGCCGCAGACGTTTTTGCTGCATGGCGTCACCGGAAGCGGCAAGACCGAAGTGTATATGCAGTCGATCCAGCATTGTCTGGAGCAGGGCAAGCAGGCGATCGTGCTGGTGCCGGAAATTTCGCTTACGCCGCAGATGGTGGAGCGGTTCAAAGGGCGGTTCGGCGATATGGTGGCCGTGCTGCACAGCCGCCTCTCGAACGGGGAGCGCTACGACGAGTGGCGCAAAATCCGCGAGCGCCGCGTGGAAGTGGCCATCGGCGCACGTTCGGCGGTATTCGCGCCGTTCGAACGGATCGGCCTGATCGTGATCGACGAAGAGCACGAATCGTCCTATAAGCAGGAGGAAACACCGAAATACCATGCGCGCGACGTGGCCGTGCGGCGGGCGAAGCAGCACGGCGCCGTCGTTGTGCTCGGCTCGGCGACGCCTTCGCTCGAGACGTACGCGGCGGCCGTCCGCTCGGCAGGTCCGGACGGCCGCCCGGCTTCGCTGCTGCCGCTGCCGGAGCGCGTCGGCGCGCGGCCGATGCCGCCGGTCGCTGTCGTGGACATGCGGCAGGAGCTTAAAGGCGGCAACCGCTCGATGTTCAGCCGCGCGCTGCACGAAGGGCTCGCGGCTCGTCTTGAGCGCGGCGAGCAGTCGGTGCTGCTGCTCAACCGAAGGGGCTATTCGACCTTCGTCATGTGCCGTTCCTGCGGCTATACGGCAACGTGCCCGCACTGCGACATTACGCTGACGTACCACCAGCGGACGCGGGCGCTTCGCTGCCACTACTGCGGTCACGCGGAGATGGCCCCGCGCCTGTGCCCCTCCTGCGGCAGCGAGCATATCCGTTATTTCGGCGCGGGCACGCAGCGGGTGGAGGAAGAGCTGGCGAAGCTTTTTCCCGGCATCCGTGTCATCCGCATGGACGTGGACACGACGACGGAGAAGGGCTCGCACGAGAAATGGCTGAAGCTGTTCGGGGAGCGCAAAGCCGACGTGCTGCTCGGAACGCAGATGGTAGCCAAAGGGCTCGATTTCCCGTATGTGACGCTGGTCGGCGTCATCGCGGCGGATACGTCGCTCGGTCTGCCGGATTTCCGCGCGGGCGAGCGCACGTTCCAGCTGCTGACGCAGGTGGCCGGCCGCGCCGGCAGGCACCACCTGCCGGGCGAGGTCGTCGTTCAGACGTATACGCCGGAGCATTATGCGATTCAGACGGCGCAGCAGCACGACTATGAGACGTTCGTGCAGGATGAATTGAAGCATCGGCGGATGATGGGCTACCCGCCGTTTTGCCGGCTCATTCTCGTCACGATGTCGCACGAGCAGCTGCCGCTCCTTTCTTCCGTCAGCGAGCGGTTTGCGGCTAGGCTGCGCGAGCTCGCCGCCCTCAGCGGTGTGCTTGGCTCCGTTCAGGGTCCGGGCCAGCGCGCGATGGAGCTGCTCGGTCCCGTCGCTTCGCCGATCTCGCGGATGAAGGATCGCTACCGTTTTCAATGTATGATAAAATATCGGGGAAATATCGATGCGTCGGGCCTGATCCGCGAGGCGCTCGCTTCGTTTACGGAAGGCGCCCCCAAAGGGCAGGTACAGTTCAGCGTGGACGTCGACCCGCATATGATTTTGTAA
- a CDS encoding Stp1/IreP family PP2C-type Ser/Thr phosphatase — protein sequence MITANRSDIGRIRLANEDRSWVGTTRSGLTLAIVADGMGGHQAGDVASQLAVEAFRDAMEDIKVDLTADEAKMLIRQAILQANEVVFDMASRNEQYHNMGTTIVTALFLQGSSTVIGHIGDSRAYRVSGGQITQLTEDHTLVNELLRSGQISASEAVNHPRRNVLTRALGTDQQVDVDVQVIKWNDEDTLLLCSDGLSGMVGDDQMLETLLAPDLSLEEKAERLIQLALQAGGDDNITVVLLQAGMEREGVKDSL from the coding sequence TTGATTACGGCAAACCGCAGTGATATCGGCCGGATTCGATTGGCCAATGAAGACCGCTCCTGGGTCGGAACGACCCGAAGCGGCTTGACGCTGGCGATCGTGGCCGACGGCATGGGCGGCCATCAGGCCGGGGACGTCGCCAGTCAGCTTGCGGTGGAGGCATTCCGCGATGCGATGGAAGATATTAAAGTCGATCTGACGGCAGATGAAGCGAAAATGCTTATCCGTCAGGCCATTTTGCAGGCCAATGAGGTCGTCTTTGACATGGCTTCGCGCAACGAGCAGTACCATAATATGGGGACGACTATTGTGACGGCGCTATTTTTGCAAGGGAGCAGCACGGTGATCGGACATATCGGAGACAGCCGCGCTTACCGCGTTTCCGGCGGCCAAATCACGCAGCTTACCGAGGATCATACGCTCGTCAACGAGCTGCTCCGCTCGGGGCAGATCAGCGCCTCGGAAGCGGTCAACCATCCCCGCCGCAACGTCCTGACACGGGCGCTCGGCACGGACCAGCAGGTTGATGTGGACGTTCAGGTCATCAAGTGGAACGATGAAGATACGCTGCTGCTGTGCAGCGACGGGCTTAGCGGCATGGTCGGCGACGACCAAATGCTGGAAACGCTGCTTGCGCCGGATCTTTCCTTGGAAGAAAAGGCGGAACGCCTCATCCAGCTGGCGCTTCAGGCAGGAGGCGACGACAACATTACCGTCGTGCTTCTGCAAGCCGGCATGGAGCGGGAAGGTGTGAAGGACAGCTTATGA
- the remA gene encoding extracellular matrix/biofilm regulator RemA: MAIKLINIGFGNIVSANRIISIVSPESAPIKRIIQEARDRHMLIDATYGRRTRAVIITDSDHVILSAVQPETVAHRLSAKDDDHDE, translated from the coding sequence ATGGCAATCAAGCTTATTAATATCGGATTTGGAAATATCGTATCCGCCAATCGTATCATTTCGATCGTTAGTCCCGAGTCGGCGCCGATCAAACGGATTATCCAGGAAGCGCGCGACCGCCATATGCTGATCGACGCGACCTACGGAAGACGCACGCGCGCAGTCATTATTACCGACAGCGACCATGTCATCTTGTCTGCGGTTCAGCCGGAGACGGTGGCGCATCGTTTATCCGCCAAGGATGACGATCACGACGAATAA